The Niastella koreensis GR20-10 genome includes a window with the following:
- a CDS encoding sensor histidine kinase, with amino-acid sequence MILIVDDKYENLFSLKTLLQLYAYETDTAASGEEALKKILKNEYSVIILDVQMPDMDGYEVAEAISGLNKTRDIPIIFLSAVNIDKRFIAKGYDSGGVDYITKPFDNDLLLLKVRTFYRLYQQRMELKKVEEALRREIEMRKRSQEEVEQINSLLEYKVEERTKDLTQLNKDLESRNAELAQYAYLASHDLQEPLRKIITFIKIIDEKYLAGIPEAKQEMTKVITSSERMRNLINALLSYSKLSAGSYFAPVNLNEVIKDALADLELAIKDKQALIQVTTLPELDAIAAQMRQLFQNLLSNALKFSKKTIRPQIKIYSELVDELSMEALPVQPGKYVRIHVCDNGIGLDESYIDKIFVIFQRLHGRTQYEGTGIGLAIVKKIVEKHNGLIGVKSHEGEGATFTIVLPLKQGNNTN; translated from the coding sequence ATGATCCTTATAGTTGATGATAAATATGAAAACCTGTTCTCCTTAAAAACGTTACTGCAATTATACGCTTATGAAACCGACACTGCGGCATCGGGTGAAGAAGCCCTGAAGAAGATCCTGAAAAATGAATATTCGGTTATAATACTGGATGTACAAATGCCCGATATGGATGGTTATGAAGTGGCAGAGGCCATCTCGGGTCTTAACAAAACCAGGGATATACCCATCATCTTCCTTTCAGCAGTGAACATCGATAAACGTTTTATCGCCAAAGGCTACGATTCCGGCGGGGTCGACTATATTACCAAACCCTTCGATAATGATTTGCTGTTATTGAAGGTAAGAACGTTTTACCGCCTTTACCAGCAGCGAATGGAATTGAAAAAGGTGGAAGAAGCCCTGCGGCGGGAAATTGAAATGCGTAAAAGATCGCAGGAAGAAGTGGAACAGATCAACTCCCTGCTTGAATATAAGGTAGAAGAAAGAACAAAGGACCTCACGCAATTGAACAAGGACCTCGAGAGCCGGAATGCGGAACTGGCGCAATATGCGTACCTGGCCTCGCACGACCTGCAGGAACCATTGCGCAAGATCATCACCTTTATAAAGATCATCGACGAGAAATACCTGGCCGGTATTCCCGAAGCAAAGCAGGAAATGACCAAGGTAATCACTTCATCCGAAAGAATGCGGAACCTCATCAATGCACTCCTCAGTTATTCAAAGCTTTCTGCCGGTTCCTATTTTGCCCCGGTGAACCTCAACGAGGTTATTAAAGATGCACTGGCCGACCTGGAACTGGCCATAAAAGACAAACAGGCCCTTATTCAGGTAACTACCCTGCCCGAGTTGGACGCTATAGCTGCACAAATGCGGCAACTGTTCCAGAACCTGTTGAGCAATGCCCTGAAGTTCTCGAAAAAAACCATCCGGCCACAAATAAAGATCTACAGTGAACTGGTTGATGAACTGTCGATGGAAGCCTTGCCGGTTCAGCCTGGCAAATATGTGCGCATTCATGTATGCGACAACGGCATTGGGCTCGACGAATCGTATATCGATAAAATATTTGTGATCTTTCAACGCCTGCACGGCAGAACGCAATATGAAGGAACAGGCATTGGGCTGGCCATTGTAAAAAAGATAGTTGAGAAACACAATGGATTGATAGGCGTAAAAAGTCATGAAGGAGAAGGCGCCACATTTACCATCGTACTTCCGCTGAAACAAGGCAATAATACTAATTAA
- a CDS encoding response regulator yields MNAFKRNLIIGYGISLLLLIISAVASYVSINNLLNSAQWVNHTNEVGKKVEGVIAVLVDAETAQRGYLLTSREQFLDPLKGATEKTNNLLTDLKTLTADNITQQQDCDLLRVKANDRLKFLNEIIQKKRNGELIPDSLLIIGKEQMDSVREIVARMHEREESLLKIRTHTMDRFAASTPALIIVACVLGILVTIISFMRVLNDYQKRAALQLELQEKDEQVSRRLELVEDVATEISNGNYTMQVADTGNDALASIAGSLNKMSEALHISFTKLKDQQWLQTGIAQLNEIMIGKKELELLTYDVIEFITNYTGSAQGAFYLRTDEDIIQLAAGVAISNKAAKADIQFGEGIAGRCAQSGQTVLLENIPESQVTIDYTGGSIKPASILAIPIFYENRLKGVLEITSLQSYPPVMQDFMREAGYNIGMAVHSARDHQRLQELLTETQAQSEELQSQHTELENINAELEAQAERLQTSEEELRVQQEELQHANQELEERSRLLEEKNEMIVERNLEIQARAEELTLSTRYKSEFLANMSHELRTPLNSILLLSRLLNENHTNNLTSDQIEYANVIQTSGKGLLTLIDEILDLSKIEAGKMDLEYADVRISDLVNELEALFSPLAEEKHISFTVEQESELPLTIETDRLRLNQILRNLVSNAIKFTKKGSVVLSITKKGNECHFSVKDTGIGISKEKQAIIFEAFQQADGSTRRQFGGTGLGLSISQKLAHLLNGEITLTSAEGEGSEFTLAIPVTKAAKMPKAHQPATGSVHRDHIEKPVNTEEYQFISPVIPSPVEDDRGAITAGEKSILIVEDDTAFARSLLDYTRAKGYKGIVAVRGDEGIALAKQYLPAGILLDLQLPVMSGWQVMDELKADNTTRHIPVHMMSAYQVKTQSLSKGAVDFINKPVAFEKLGEMFSKIETALNRHPKKVLIVEENTQHAKALAYFLSNYNVASEIENTVEDGIKSLTQKEIDCVILDMGIPAQRSYDTLDEVKKTKGLEDVPIIVFTGKNLSQSEEVKIKQYADSIVVKTAHSYQRILDEVSLFLHLVEENQQDARKFRRSRKIETGEVLKGKTVLVVDDDVRNIFSLSKSLESYGMQVLSAIDGKEALKQLDGDVKIDMVLMDMMMPELDGYETTRLLRKMPQYRNLPVIAVTAKAMTGDREKCIAAGASDYITKPVDVDQLISLLRVWLYQ; encoded by the coding sequence ATGAATGCATTCAAACGCAACCTCATCATTGGTTATGGCATTTCTTTATTATTGCTTATTATAAGCGCCGTAGCGTCGTATGTAAGCATCAACAACTTACTCAACAGCGCCCAATGGGTGAACCATACAAATGAAGTAGGCAAAAAAGTAGAAGGGGTGATTGCGGTACTGGTAGATGCCGAAACAGCCCAGCGCGGCTACCTGCTTACGAGCAGGGAACAATTCCTGGACCCGCTTAAAGGCGCTACAGAAAAGACCAACAACCTGCTGACTGACCTGAAAACATTAACGGCAGATAACATCACCCAACAACAGGATTGCGATCTGCTGCGGGTAAAAGCCAATGACCGGTTGAAATTCCTGAATGAGATCATCCAAAAAAAGCGTAATGGTGAGTTGATACCCGATAGCCTGCTGATCATTGGCAAAGAGCAAATGGATAGCGTACGTGAAATTGTTGCCCGCATGCACGAACGGGAAGAATCGCTACTGAAAATACGAACGCATACGATGGACCGGTTCGCGGCCAGCACCCCTGCCCTTATTATAGTGGCTTGTGTGCTGGGCATTTTGGTTACCATCATCTCCTTTATGCGCGTGTTGAATGATTATCAAAAAAGAGCGGCCCTGCAGTTGGAATTACAGGAAAAGGATGAACAGGTTTCGAGAAGACTGGAACTGGTTGAAGATGTAGCCACAGAGATCTCGAACGGCAATTATACTATGCAGGTAGCAGATACCGGAAATGATGCCCTCGCCAGTATTGCCGGTTCATTGAATAAAATGTCAGAAGCCCTGCACATTTCTTTTACCAAATTGAAAGACCAGCAATGGCTGCAAACCGGGATTGCGCAGTTGAACGAGATCATGATCGGGAAAAAAGAATTGGAACTGCTTACTTACGATGTAATAGAATTTATAACTAATTATACCGGTTCCGCCCAGGGCGCTTTTTACCTGCGTACCGATGAAGACATTATTCAACTGGCAGCAGGGGTGGCCATCAGCAACAAAGCCGCCAAAGCCGACATTCAGTTTGGTGAAGGCATAGCAGGCCGCTGCGCCCAGTCCGGACAAACCGTTCTTCTCGAAAATATTCCCGAATCACAAGTCACTATCGACTATACCGGCGGTTCTATTAAACCGGCATCCATCCTGGCCATTCCTATTTTTTATGAGAACCGGCTAAAGGGTGTACTGGAAATTACCTCCCTGCAATCATATCCTCCCGTTATGCAGGATTTTATGCGGGAGGCAGGTTACAACATCGGAATGGCGGTGCACAGCGCACGCGATCACCAGCGCTTACAGGAGCTGCTGACGGAAACCCAGGCACAATCGGAAGAATTACAATCACAACATACCGAACTGGAAAACATCAATGCCGAACTGGAAGCACAGGCAGAAAGATTACAAACCAGTGAAGAGGAATTGCGGGTACAGCAGGAAGAACTGCAACACGCCAACCAGGAACTGGAAGAACGCAGCCGGTTACTGGAAGAGAAAAATGAAATGATCGTGGAGCGGAACCTGGAGATCCAGGCCCGGGCCGAAGAGCTGACCCTTAGCACCAGATACAAATCAGAGTTTTTGGCCAACATGTCGCACGAACTGCGCACGCCGCTTAACTCCATTTTGTTGTTATCTCGTTTGCTCAATGAAAACCATACGAATAATTTAACAAGCGACCAGATAGAATATGCCAATGTAATTCAAACATCAGGCAAAGGGCTGTTGACCCTGATCGATGAGATCCTCGACCTGTCGAAGATAGAGGCCGGTAAAATGGACCTGGAATACGCCGATGTTCGCATCAGCGACCTGGTGAATGAACTGGAGGCCCTGTTCTCGCCCCTGGCCGAAGAAAAACATATTTCGTTTACCGTTGAACAGGAAAGCGAACTGCCGCTTACGATTGAAACAGACCGGTTGCGGCTGAACCAGATCCTGCGCAACCTGGTCTCCAACGCTATCAAGTTCACCAAAAAAGGATCGGTAGTCCTGAGCATTACGAAGAAAGGAAACGAATGCCATTTCTCCGTGAAAGATACCGGCATAGGCATTTCAAAAGAAAAACAGGCCATCATTTTTGAAGCCTTTCAACAGGCCGATGGCAGCACCCGGCGTCAGTTTGGCGGCACCGGTCTGGGTTTGAGCATCAGTCAGAAGTTAGCCCATTTACTGAATGGAGAAATCACCCTCACCAGTGCAGAAGGAGAAGGCAGCGAATTTACACTGGCAATACCAGTGACAAAAGCTGCTAAAATGCCAAAAGCGCATCAACCTGCTACTGGTTCTGTACATAGAGATCATATAGAAAAACCGGTAAACACAGAAGAATACCAGTTTATTTCCCCGGTTATTCCCTCACCGGTTGAAGATGACCGTGGGGCGATCACGGCAGGCGAAAAATCGATCCTGATCGTTGAAGACGATACGGCATTTGCCCGGTCATTACTCGATTATACCCGCGCCAAGGGGTATAAAGGCATTGTGGCCGTTCGGGGTGACGAAGGCATTGCGCTGGCCAAACAATATCTGCCGGCTGGTATTTTACTCGATCTGCAATTACCGGTAATGAGTGGCTGGCAGGTAATGGATGAACTGAAAGCAGACAATACTACCCGGCACATCCCGGTGCATATGATGTCGGCCTACCAGGTAAAAACGCAAAGCCTCTCCAAAGGCGCGGTAGATTTCATTAACAAGCCGGTTGCCTTTGAAAAACTGGGCGAAATGTTCTCGAAGATAGAGACGGCGTTGAACCGTCATCCCAAGAAGGTGCTGATTGTTGAAGAAAACACACAACACGCCAAAGCGCTGGCGTACTTCCTCAGCAATTACAACGTAGCTTCTGAAATTGAGAACACAGTAGAAGATGGCATCAAATCACTCACGCAAAAAGAAATCGATTGCGTGATCCTGGATATGGGTATCCCCGCTCAACGCTCATACGACACGCTGGATGAAGTGAAGAAAACAAAGGGGCTCGAAGATGTGCCCATCATTGTATTCACCGGTAAAAACCTGTCGCAAAGCGAAGAAGTAAAGATCAAGCAGTATGCCGATTCCATTGTTGTAAAAACAGCCCACTCATACCAACGCATCCTCGATGAAGTATCGCTGTTCCTGCACCTGGTAGAAGAAAACCAGCAGGATGCCCGCAAGTTCCGGCGAAGCCGCAAAATAGAAACCGGCGAAGTACTGAAAGGGAAAACGGTGCTGGTGGTAGATGACGACGTGCGCAATATTTTCTCGTTGTCCAAATCGCTTGAAAGTTATGGCATGCAGGTGCTCTCTGCCATCGATGGCAAAGAGGCGTTGAAACAACTGGATGGCGATGTGAAGATAGATATGGTGTTGATGGATATGATGATGCCCGAACTGGATGGCTATGAAACAACCAGGCTGCTGCGAAAAATGCCGCAATACCGCAACCTGCCGGTGATTGCCGTTACGGCCAAAGCCATGACGGGCGACCGGGAAAAATGTATTGCGGCAGGCGCTTCCGATTATATTACCAAACCTGTAGATGTTGACCAGTTGATCTCCCTGTTACGCGTGTGGTTGTATCAATAA
- a CDS encoding CheR family methyltransferase, whose protein sequence is MIKEEELDLLITELFERYGYDFSNYARASLKRRVNRVLVIDRFPSFAELLYKVKNDAGYCNHIVQELTVNVTEMFRDPSLFKMIREQVLPVVATHPFIRIWHAGCSTGEEVYSMAILLEEANLLHKSRLYATDLNPTVIENIKRGIFPLSQMKQYSENYIASGGKKDFSDYYTAKYEWAKFHDRLKEKMVVATHNLVSDRSFNEFQLILCRNVLIYFDRSLQDKVFNLFDSSLEKLGFLILGSKENLRFSSVAPQYTQWAPKEKIWRKTK, encoded by the coding sequence ATGATCAAGGAGGAAGAGCTGGACCTGCTGATAACTGAACTGTTTGAAAGATATGGGTACGATTTCAGCAATTATGCCCGGGCCTCACTCAAAAGAAGGGTGAACCGGGTGCTGGTAATAGATCGTTTTCCCAGCTTTGCAGAACTGTTATATAAAGTAAAGAACGATGCCGGCTATTGCAACCACATAGTGCAGGAACTCACCGTGAATGTAACGGAAATGTTCCGCGACCCCTCCCTGTTCAAAATGATCAGGGAACAGGTCCTGCCCGTAGTGGCTACCCATCCCTTCATCCGCATCTGGCATGCCGGCTGTTCAACCGGGGAAGAAGTATATTCCATGGCCATCCTGCTCGAAGAAGCCAACCTGTTACATAAATCCCGTTTATACGCAACCGATCTGAACCCTACCGTTATAGAAAATATCAAACGGGGTATATTCCCTTTGTCGCAAATGAAACAGTATTCTGAAAATTACATTGCCAGTGGCGGTAAAAAAGACTTTTCAGACTATTATACCGCCAAATACGAATGGGCTAAGTTTCACGACCGGCTTAAGGAAAAAATGGTAGTGGCCACGCACAACCTGGTATCAGACCGGTCGTTTAATGAATTTCAGCTCATCCTTTGCCGCAACGTACTTATCTATTTTGACCGCAGCTTACAGGATAAAGTATTCAACCTGTTCGACAGCAGCCTGGAAAAACTGGGTTTTCTTATTCTGGGTTCAAAAGAAAACCTGCGATTCTCTTCCGTGGCGCCTCAGTACACCCAATGGGCGCCCAAAGAAAAAATATGGAGAAAAACGAAATAA
- a CDS encoding chemotaxis protein CheB, which produces MEKNEITTGAVIVIGGSAGSLEVILDITNNLPLFATVIIIIVVHRKIDNDSILEDLVAHKTLYAVKEVEDKDAIIPGTIYIAPPDYHLLIENKDSFSLDSSEKIHYSRPSIDVTFESVAGVFTNRVMGILLSGANADGAAGLACIKEMGGHTLVQNPASAEMSIMPQQAINRNIVDRIAEPAQISEAIVRFITLVS; this is translated from the coding sequence ATGGAGAAAAACGAAATAACCACCGGCGCAGTAATTGTCATCGGCGGTTCAGCCGGCAGCCTGGAGGTAATTCTTGACATCACTAACAACCTGCCGTTGTTTGCAACGGTTATCATTATTATTGTGGTTCACCGGAAGATCGACAATGACTCCATCCTGGAAGACCTGGTTGCCCACAAAACCCTGTACGCAGTAAAAGAGGTGGAAGACAAAGACGCGATTATTCCCGGCACTATTTATATTGCCCCACCCGATTATCACCTGCTGATTGAAAACAAGGATAGCTTCTCCCTCGACAGCTCGGAAAAAATACATTACAGCCGGCCCAGCATCGACGTAACATTTGAATCGGTAGCCGGAGTATTTACCAACAGGGTGATGGGTATTTTATTAAGCGGCGCCAATGCCGATGGAGCAGCCGGACTGGCCTGCATTAAAGAAATGGGTGGCCATACCCTGGTACAAAACCCCGCAAGCGCCGAAATGAGTATTATGCCGCAACAGGCCATTAACCGAAATATTGTAGACCGCATTGCGGAGCCCGCGCAGATCAGCGAAGCCATCGTTCGCTTTATAACCCTTGTTTCCTGA
- a CDS encoding polysaccharide deacetylase family protein — protein MGKIYFTCSFDDGHVADLRLAELLAEFNVKATFYIPRTCEWCSANLAENEIRTLSELHEVGGHTMTHPILTKVSYRQARAEIFDCKQWLEDVTGKAIRSFCPPVGRFSKEHIALQREAGFTSMRTVEMLTHSMDSVKKVRDFVILPTTCQVYNHSNMSYLKNNMKRMKFVSYLSALRLFDSNWEAMSRNFLHFLYSISLTQQEDHYFHLWGHSWELSQFSLWQSLERFFKSLQEIGGFVFLDNSMLAELVRQKNPDVMNAY, from the coding sequence GTGGGAAAAATTTATTTTACCTGTTCTTTCGACGATGGACACGTTGCCGATCTGCGCCTGGCAGAACTGCTTGCTGAATTTAATGTGAAGGCTACATTTTATATTCCCCGCACTTGTGAATGGTGTTCTGCAAACCTGGCTGAAAATGAGATTCGTACGCTGTCTGAACTACATGAAGTGGGTGGACATACCATGACCCATCCCATTTTAACAAAGGTCTCGTACAGGCAGGCCCGGGCAGAAATTTTCGATTGCAAACAATGGTTGGAAGATGTTACCGGTAAAGCTATCCGCTCATTTTGTCCGCCCGTTGGGCGGTTTAGTAAAGAGCATATAGCCCTGCAACGCGAAGCTGGGTTTACTTCTATGCGAACTGTGGAAATGCTTACCCATTCAATGGACAGTGTAAAGAAAGTGCGTGATTTTGTAATTCTGCCTACTACCTGCCAGGTATATAATCATTCCAACATGTCCTATTTGAAGAATAACATGAAGCGAATGAAGTTTGTGAGCTATCTCTCTGCATTGCGCTTGTTCGATAGTAACTGGGAAGCCATGAGCAGGAACTTTCTCCATTTCCTGTATTCCATTTCCCTCACCCAACAGGAAGATCATTATTTTCATTTATGGGGCCATAGCTGGGAGCTCAGCCAGTTTTCATTATGGCAATCGTTAGAACGCTTTTTTAAAAGCTTACAGGAGATCGGTGGTTTTGTATTTCTTGATAATTCCATGTTGGCAGAACTGGTACGGCAAAAGAATCCAGACGTTATGAACGCATATTAA
- a CDS encoding DUF1304 domain-containing protein, giving the protein MGIVANILVGLVALEHLYILYLEMFAWETKGKKAFKGSLRPELFAPTKVLAANQGLYNGFLAAGLIWSFFITDAAWSTHVAVFFLTCVIVAGLYGAVTATRKIFFIQALPALLALGAVLLK; this is encoded by the coding sequence ATGGGAATAGTAGCGAACATTTTGGTGGGCCTGGTTGCCCTGGAGCATTTGTATATTTTGTACCTGGAAATGTTTGCCTGGGAAACAAAAGGCAAAAAAGCGTTTAAGGGTTCCCTTCGCCCGGAGTTATTTGCGCCCACCAAAGTGCTGGCTGCCAACCAGGGTTTGTATAATGGATTTCTAGCCGCAGGGCTCATCTGGTCTTTCTTTATAACAGATGCCGCCTGGAGCACCCATGTAGCGGTTTTCTTTCTTACCTGCGTAATTGTCGCCGGGCTTTATGGCGCTGTTACAGCCACCAGAAAGATCTTCTTTATTCAGGCATTACCTGCCTTGTTAGCCCTGGGCGCGGTGCTGCTGAAGTAA
- a CDS encoding NAD(P)/FAD-dependent oxidoreductase encodes MAGNSQYDVIIVGGSYAGLSAAMSLGRSLRKVLIIDSGLPCNRQTPHSHNFITHDGETPKAIADKAREQVLKYETVGIQQGLAVSAIKVENGFELTTADGAVLTTRKLLFATGVKDLMPAIPGFAECWGITVIHCPYCHGYEVKQQKTGIMSNGDIGFDFSKLIANLTTDLTLFTNGKSTLSLEQQSALQKHNISVVETEIAGFEHSNGQLKQVLFKDGSTMPLKAMYAKTPFVQHCDIPVQLGCALTEQGYLAVDMLGRTSVPGVYAAGDNTAMMRAVSLAVAGGGMAGAGINKELVEESF; translated from the coding sequence ATGGCAGGAAATAGTCAATACGATGTAATTATCGTAGGGGGAAGTTATGCCGGTTTATCAGCCGCCATGTCCCTGGGCAGGTCTTTACGTAAGGTGCTTATTATTGATAGTGGGTTGCCCTGTAACCGGCAAACCCCGCATTCGCATAATTTCATAACCCATGACGGTGAAACGCCCAAAGCAATTGCTGATAAAGCCCGCGAGCAGGTGCTGAAATATGAAACGGTTGGCATACAGCAGGGCCTTGCGGTATCTGCCATCAAAGTGGAGAACGGTTTTGAGCTTACAACCGCCGATGGCGCTGTATTGACTACCCGCAAATTGTTATTTGCCACCGGGGTGAAAGACCTGATGCCGGCCATTCCCGGTTTTGCCGAGTGCTGGGGTATTACGGTTATTCATTGCCCTTACTGCCATGGTTATGAGGTGAAACAACAAAAAACCGGCATCATGAGCAATGGGGATATTGGTTTTGATTTTAGCAAGCTGATCGCTAACCTCACTACCGATCTTACCCTTTTCACAAATGGCAAATCAACCTTATCTTTAGAACAGCAGTCAGCGTTGCAAAAGCATAATATCTCGGTGGTGGAAACTGAAATTGCGGGGTTTGAGCACAGCAATGGCCAGTTGAAACAGGTATTGTTCAAAGATGGGTCCACCATGCCATTGAAAGCGATGTATGCGAAGACCCCGTTTGTGCAACACTGCGATATTCCTGTGCAATTGGGTTGTGCGTTAACTGAACAGGGATACCTGGCTGTAGATATGTTGGGCCGCACCTCAGTACCCGGTGTATATGCTGCCGGTGATAATACGGCAATGATGCGCGCCGTTTCGCTGGCGGTGGCGGGTGGGGGAATGGCTGGCGCCGGCATCAATAAAGAACTGGTAGAAGAATCATTTTAA